Genomic DNA from Cucurbita pepo subsp. pepo cultivar mu-cu-16 chromosome LG13, ASM280686v2, whole genome shotgun sequence:
AACCAGGTAATCTCGATTAGAACGTACTTACCTCTACTCTTTTCTGTATAATGTCTGTATGATCCAACTCTCCTCCTTTCTAATTACCATAGTTGTTGACCGAAATGGATGGATTTGAGTCGGACACAAAAGTGATCGTTATAGCAGCGACTAACAGACCCGAAGCATTGGATCCCGCCCTTTGTAGGCCAGGTAGATTCTCAAGAAAAGTTCTCGTAGGACAGCCCGATGaagaaggaaggagaaaaatCTTGGCAGTACACTTACGAGACGTCCCACTCGAGGAAAACCCGAACTTAATCTGCAGTCTAGTTGCATCACTCACACCTGGTTACGTGGGTGCTGATCTTGCAAACATTGTGAACGAAGCAGCACTTCTCGCTGCTCGCAGAGGTCAGTCGTTTTACTAACTTAACTCCATTTTTCGACTCGCACCatcacccttgtaaggaattatccgttctttcttttctttttcgcaGGTGGCGAAACGCTATCGAGGGAAGATTTTATGGAAGCTATCGAAAGATCGAAATTTGGGATCAACAACAAGAAACTGAGATCTAATACAATAAACACCGAACTTGAAAGATTGTTTCCATGGATGACAGCTCTAATGGGAAGAAATGACACAAAAATGGATGGATCCCAAGGGCCATTGGGCTATCAAACTTTGAGTTGATTGACATATTGATATCATTTGCCTTGTACATAACTTTCTTGATTCATAGCGTTTCGGGTTTAGGCTGAATCGATCGGGAACGTCCCTCGCAGACATGCTACATCTCGAATAGAAATTTCATTacttgataattttttatttttttcactaGGTTTAGAATTCGAAATTTCAACCCTATGGCTAGTTTGCATGTGCTCataaatcgaaaaaaaaaaaaaaaaaaccctaatcgagatagttttattcattaaaatttacgaTAGAGTCTGATGCTCGAGTGAACTcgaatggatggatgtttgggaTGTCCTGATTAGATAATCAACACCTGGGTTCGTTTCCAACGAATGTATCTAAGTAAGCAAAGATGGCCGATGTGTCCTAAGACATGAGGCGACATCAACATGCACGAGTCATGTTGTTGAGAACGAATATGACAATAAATGCAACATTGTTGTGTTGCAACGATTGAACATCCATGCACAAACAACGCGTGTGGCCGAACAAGCTTGAATTCTGCACAAACAATGTTCGGTTGGGAAAGTCAAATCTCGCCGACGGTCCAACGAACCCAAAAAGTCgaacaaaagaatttaaatctatattccatattattgaacaaaaacataaatattttttttattgaatccGGATTTAAACGTCAGATGTCCGAATTTTCTACCTGAAANaaaaaaaaaaaatatatatatatatatatatatatatataataaaaaagaaaaaaagagagaagaagtaGAAACAATTTGACTTGTTTAAGCCGTTGACAAATTCATTAACAGGTCTACCGTTTGAATCTTAactaattaactaaaaaaaacatgaagaaaaaaaaaacacgatttaaacaattaaaacgATTAAGACAGTTAACTAATTTTAATCCGACAATTAGAAACTAATTACCCACAAAACACGGTTAATGACATGACGACGGAATCCAAAAGGATTCCTTAACTAATTTCGTGGGAAAAACAGAAGTCCAGGAgaattgttttgatttgtttctatccaagtttttatttaatttccgTAAATATGACGTCAGCAACCCCTCTAATCCACAACTgtatctaattaatttatccaCGTCAGATAATGGAATATTAGCGTGTGTACTTACGTGTAGTGCTGATTTTAACCATCTGTCCACCTGTCAAACTGTTCTTCTATTTAACGCACAGGTCAGCAGCAAAATTCATAGAATCagaaacgaagaaaaaaaaaaaatttgaaaaatttgaTGGCCAGAAGTATCCTTTCAACCCAATCAAAGATCCCCAAGAACGTATTTTTTTACGCTTTCAATCGGTTGTTGAACACCGCCGCATCCTCCTCCGCCGCTGCCTTCACTTCCGCCGCTTCtacgccgccgccgccgccgctcaATCTTGCTGTCTCTCCGGCGGCACCCACCGTCGATTTTTCTGACACAAAGGCCTTGTTTGGGTCGTTATCAACGTTGGAGGTCCTACACGCCGCCGCCAGCCTCCATGTCGCCGCTGTCGGCCCTGTCGTAGACGTCGGAATGTGGGTTATGAACTCTAAATTGATGGATGTTGAGTTGGCTCGTGATGTAATTTTTGGTACCGTTAGACATAGTTTTTACCGACATTTTTGCGCCGGTGAGGACGACACGGCTGTCGGGAAAACCGTTCGCCGGTTGCATGATGTCGGGCTGAGAAGCATGCTCGATTACGCTATTGAATACGCCAACGATGAGGAGTCCTGTGATCGGAATCTTCATGGGTTTCTCCGAACCATTGAGGCCACTAGAGCTCTCCCACCTGGCTCTGTAAGTTCAtaagaatcttttttttcatacggatataatattgtctactttgaataTATGTTTTCTGACATTGTTTTGGGCTCTTTAAaatgttgtccactttgaatgAACGCCATCGGACCTCTTTAAaatgttgtccactttgaatataCGTTCATTGGGCCTCTTTAAaatgttgtccactttgaatataCGTTCATTGGGCCTCTTTAAaatgttgtccactttgaatataCCATTCATGACATTGTTTTGGGCCAAAATGTGTGAGaccacttataaacccacgtGGGACtatctcccaacaatcctccgaACTATCTCCCTTGATGTCTatgtagccctcgaacagcttttccttaatcgaggctcaactcttGTCTCTAGAACCCGGGAACAAAGTACCCCTTTTATTAACACGAGTCACTTTTGCCTACACTTTCAAGGCtagcaatttctttgttcttaagggcatgactctgataccatgttaggaatcatacTCTCCACactagtatgatattatctattttgagtataagtttTATGGTTTTGATTTGGGATTTTCGAAAGGGTCTCGTACCGATaaagatgtatttcttacttataaacacatgatcattctctaaattaacgttcggttttgttttgtttcgtGCAATTGATAGGCAAGCTTTGTGGTGGCTAAAGTGAGCGCAATTTGCCCATTGAGATTGCTAGAGAGAGTGAGTGACTTGTTAAGATGGCAACAAAAGGACCCATGTTTGAATCTTCCATGGAAGCTCAAAACATTCCCAATTTTCTCTGAATCAAGCCCTCTTTACCACACTCTTCAACAGCCCAATCCCTTAACAaacgaagaacaaaaaagCCTCCAAATAAGCCATCAAAGGCTAATGAAAATCTGCCAAAGTTGCGTGGATGCCAACGTTCCTTTAGCCATCGACGCCGAGCACACCAAAATTCAACCCGCCATTGATTACTTCACATACTCCGCCGCCATCATCCACAACAAAGACCATAACCCGATAGTGTATGGAACCCTCCAAGCCTATCTAAAAGACGCAAAGGATCGGCTTTTGTTAGTCACCAAAGAGGCCAACAAAATGAGAGTTCCTCTTGGGATTAAGCTCGTGAGAGGTGCTTATATGTCTAGTGAATCCAAGCTCGCTTCTTCTCTTGGATTTGAATCTCCCATTCACAATAGCATTCATGACACACATGCATGCTATAATAGTTGCGCGTCGTTCTTGCTCGACAACATCGCCGTAGGCTCGAGCGGAGCTATTCTCGCTACCCACAACGTCGACTCAGGTACCCAAAATCGTATCTCATTTAATAACATAGGTACCTAGAATCATGTCTCGTTTCATAACATGGGTATCCAAAATCGTGTCTCGTTTAATAACATGGGAACCTAAAACCGTGTCTCATTGAGAGTACCCAGAATTGTGTCTCATTTAATAACATAAGTACTTAGAATCATGTCTCGTTTCATAACATGGGTATCCAGAATCGTGTCTCATCTAATAATATGGGAACCCAAAATCGTGTCTTGTTGAATAACATGAGTACCCAGAATCATGTCTCATTTAATAACGTGGGTACTCAGAATCGCGTTCCTATTTAATAACATGGGTACCCAAAATCGTGTCTCGTTTAATAACATGGGTATCAATAATCGTGTCTCGTTTAATAGTATGGGTATCCAAAATAGAGCTCTGGATACCCCAAATCGTGTCTCGTTTAATAACATGGGTATCCAGAATCGAGCTCTGGGTACCCAGACTCGTGTCTCATTTAATAACATGGGTACCCAGAATCATGTTTCGTGTAATAACCATGTTAGAACGTTGTTTATAATCTACATCTCCtttgataactattttataCCCACAATGTCGAATCAGGTACCCAGAACGGTATCTCATATAATACCCACATTAGAACGTTTTTCATAATATGGGTCTCGTTTGGTAACCATTTTGCAGGAAAATTAGCGGCGAAGAAAGCATACGAGATAGGGATCGAGAAGTTGAAGGAGAAGCTCGAGTTTGCTCAATTGTATGGAATGTCGGAAGCGTTGTCTTATGGGTTAAGAAACGCAGGGTTTCAAGTAAGCAAATACATGCCATTTGGAGCAGTGGATATGGTAATGCCATACCTTTTAAGAAGGGCAGAGGAGAATAGAGGTCTCTTATCGGCCTCAAATTTGGACAGACAGCTTATGAGGtatagaaatataaatattttgtaggGAGGGACTTGATAGCAAATTTgacatctttttttaatttcttgataTTTGCAGAAAGGAGCTCCGGAGGAGGATGAAAGAGTACTTGAGGGGTGAAAGAAGGGCCTTTTAGCAAATTCTCCATTCTACAAAATTTGCAATTTAGTTCCTTTCAGCAATTTTTGCCATTTAGCTTACCGCTCGCTATCGTCTCGATCATCATTTATAATCTTGTTTTTCATAAACCGAACCAGAAATCTTCATGTAAACAGATAATAAAACAGAGATAAATTTCTTCGACCtactttgtttatttctttattttctttatttatgtacatatgtatttatttacttaataaataaataaatatatacttaaaatatgaaataacaatatgtattttattaatattttatatttttaatagaaaaatagaatttatctattaatttttttaaaaataaataaatatatatatatatatatatcatatttaataagttaatCCAGCGGGATaatgattaaaatgaaaattaatttattaatttgctTAAAgtcgttttaaaaaataaaaaacaattatcaaatcataatttaatttcttttttcagagAAAGTAATATAAAACCCtagttattaaatatatatatatatatatttatttatttattattattattattattttgtttaaagaaaaaataataaaaaatagtagtTATCGTGATCAACCCGGCATCGTGGGGTCTCTGTTTGACTTGAAGTCATCGAGTAGCAGATCAtgcttcccttttctttgtttttcgcGGAAAAGGGTTGAAGATCTGTCTTGAAAATGGTCGCTTCATCGATTTCTTCAGGCATCAATGGCGGAGGTACTTaatttctcctctttttctttcctgtaTTTGTGTTTGGAACTTCGGCTCTTATGAAATTAACCTAGAATCCCTTTCATTTTACTTCTTGTGGATATTGATTATgctttgtttggagattttgtGTATGTGTTTGTGATGTTGAGTTTTGACCGAGGTTGTTGTATGAGTTTTTGCCTTCGAATTCGTCTGTTTTTGTTACCATTTTAGAGATGAAATTGCTGGAACTTTGCTAGATCTTTTATTTGGAAGATCCCAGGATTTGTCACTGTTGAATTGGAGTTTGTCTGGTTTGTTGCTTGAGATGCTGGCACTTTTTGGAAGAGAGTGAGTGAGAAGCTGTATCGGTCTGGGTTTTTTTGCTTGAAATGGTGATGTTTTTTGGAAgctttttgttggttttgtgTGATTATTGCTGGATttcacttttccttttattttcctgTTGGAATCACTGCATTTTCCTGTTTTTGGTCtcgagatctcacatcggtaaAATCTTGAGTGGTAGCtctggaagggaaagtccaaaaaagacaatatccactagcggtgggcttgaattgttacaaatagtataagaACCAGTCACCGGACGGTatgtcagtgaggacgttggctccttccaaaggggtggattgtgagattccacattggttggagaggggaacaaaacatgtgtggaaacttctcgctacgagacgcgttttaaaaccttgaggggaagcccttaAAGTGAAAGaccaaaaaatataatatctgctagcggtgggcttggatggTTATATTAAGCTTCTCAGCCCTTCCCGCTTTCCTCTCATCTTTGATAATTTAAACCTTTTCAGGATGTCTTTCACTTGAGAGAATTCCAAGACATTTGAGGTTTTCAAATGGTTATAGAACAAAAGCAGCATCAAATCCTAATTTGAAGGCAGTCGAGGTCCCGCGTCAATGGTACAATCTCGTTGCAGACCTTCCTGTAAAACCTCCTCCTCCATTGCATCCCAAGACTTTTGAACCAATCAAACCTGAAGATTTGTCGCCTCTCTTTCCTGATGAATTGATTAAGCAAGAAGCCAGTGCTGAGCGGTACATCGACATCCCCGACGAAGTTGTCGATATCTACGGGCTTTGGCGTCCAACTCCTCTGATTAGAGCTAAGAGGTTAGAGAAGCTTCTGGGCACACCAGCTAGAATTTACTACAAGTATGAAGGAGTTAGCCCTGCTGGGTCACATAAACCCAACTCGGCTGTTCCACAAGTTTGGTATAATGTACAGGAAGGTGTCAAGAATGTCGTTACAGAAACCGGGGCTGGGCAATGGGGATGTAGTTTGGCCTTTGCTTGTAGCTTGTTCGGTATCGGCTGCGAGGTAAGAAGCAATTGTTGTGATCAATATGTAGCATAAACTCGAAGTGATTTATGAAACAGTTGAATTAAGATGCTAGAAAAATGGTTCAAAACTCATCTTCTTGGTTGCTTCTGTAACATATCACATGAAGTTTATCTTGTTTCCTTAACTAGGTGTGGCAAGTGCGTGCGTCGTATGATCAAAAACCGTATCGTCGAATGATGATGGAAACTTGGGGAGCAAAAGTACACCCATCTCCGTCCAACGTCACGGATTCAGGTAGAAAATTTCTTCAAGTTGATCCATCAAGCCCTGGAAGTTTGGGAATTGCCATTTCAGAAGCTGTGGAGGTTGCAGCTCTCA
This window encodes:
- the LOC111809051 gene encoding proline dehydrogenase 2, mitochondrial-like, translated to MARSILSTQSKIPKNVFFYAFNRLLNTAASSSAAAFTSAASTPPPPPLNLAVSPAAPTVDFSDTKALFGSLSTLEVLHAAASLHVAAVGPVVDVGMWVMNSKLMDVELARDVIFGTVRHSFYRHFCAGEDDTAVGKTVRRLHDVGLRSMLDYAIEYANDEESCDRNLHGFLRTIEATRALPPGSASFVVAKVSAICPLRLLERVSDLLRWQQKDPCLNLPWKLKTFPIFSESSPLYHTLQQPNPLTNEEQKSLQISHQRLMKICQSCVDANVPLAIDAEHTKIQPAIDYFTYSAAIIHNKDHNPIVYGTLQAYLKDAKDRLLLVTKEANKMRVPLGIKLVRGAYMSSESKLASSLGFESPIHNSIHDTHACYNSCASFLLDNIAVGSSGAILATHNVDSGKLAAKKAYEIGIEKLKEKLEFAQLYGMSEALSYGLRNAGFQVSKYMPFGAVDMVMPYLLRRAEENRGLLSASNLDRQLMRKELRRRMKEYLRGERRAF
- the LOC111809078 gene encoding uncharacterized protein LOC111809078; this encodes MVASSISSGINGGGCLSLERIPRHLRFSNGYRTKAASNPNLKAVEVPRQWYNLVADLPVKPPPPLHPKTFEPIKPEDLSPLFPDELIKQEASAERYIDIPDEVVDIYGLWRPTPLIRAKRLEKLLGTPARIYYKYEGVSPAGSHKPNSAVPQVWYNVQEGVKNVVTETGAGQWGCSLAFACSLFGIGCEVWQVRASYDQKPYRRMMMETWGAKVHPSPSNVTDSGRKFLQVDPSSPGSLGIAISEAVEVAALNADTKYCLGSVLNHVLLHQTVIGEECLKQMEALGETPDVIIGCTGGGSNFAGLSFPFLREKLAGKISPVIRAVEPAACPSLTKGVYAYDYGDTAGMTPLMKMHTLGHNFIPDPIHAGGLRYHGMAPLISHVYNLGLLEAVSLPQTECFQGAIQFARSEGLIPAPEPTHAIAETIREALRCRETGESKVILTAMCGHGHFDLAAYEKYLQGGMTDLSFAEEKIKESLTTIPQLG